In one Carettochelys insculpta isolate YL-2023 chromosome 6, ASM3395843v1, whole genome shotgun sequence genomic region, the following are encoded:
- the CD82 gene encoding CD82 antigen, with protein sequence MGSDCLKVTKYFLFLFNLLFFILGAVILGFGLWILLDNSSFISFLQTSSETLKVSAYVLAGVGALTMLLGFLGCIGAVNEVRCLLGLYITLLMMILLAQVAAGLLIYFQRDALQREMSSIVHNFIREYNPDDHDKEKLQDAWDYVQKQLSCCGWTGPENWRDNEILNKTPTHYPCSCFHSNGSVDLQPTSGFCSTQANNMTASDADWPVHTNGCMKNVQSWLQDNLGIILGVCTGVAVIELLGIVLAISLCKNIHHEDYTKVSKQ encoded by the exons ATGGGGTCTGACTGTTTGAAAGTCACCAAgtatttcctcttccttttcaacCTCCTCTTCTTT atcCTGGGTGCAGTGATCCTGGGCTTTGGGTTGTGGATCTTACTCGACAACAGCAGTTTCATTTCATTTCTAC AGACCTCATCTGAAACGTTAAAGGTTAGCGCATATGTCCTTGCTGGAGTTGGGGCCCTCACCATGCTGTTGGGATTCCTGGGCTGTATTGGAGCAGTCAATGAGGTCCGATGCCTCTTGGGTCTG TACATCACCTTGTTGATGATGATCCTCCTAGCTCAGGTTGCTGCCGGGCTGCTCATCTATTTCCAGAGAGATGCA CTGCAAAGAGAAATGTCCTCCATAGTCCATAACTTCATTCGGGAGTATAACCCAGATGATCATGACAAGGAGAAATTGCAGGATGCATGGGACTATGTGCAGAAACAA CTCTCTTGCTGTGGCTGGACTGGGCCGGAGAACTGGAGAGACAATGAGATCCTGAACAAAACCCCGACTCACTACCCCTGCTCCTGCTTCCACTCCAATGGATCAGTTGACTTGCAGCCTACCTCTGGCTTTTGTAGTACCCAGGCTAATAATATGACTGCATCAGATGCCGACTGGCCTGTTCATACAAAC ggctgcatgAAAAATGTGCAGAGCTGGTTACAGGACAACCTTGGCATCATTCTTGGCGTCTGCACAGGTGTAGCTGTCATTGAG CTGCTGGGGATAGTGCTGGCCATTTCGCTCTGCAAGAACATACACCATGAAGACTACACCAAAGTGTCCAAGCAATGA